Proteins encoded in a region of the Halothiobacillus diazotrophicus genome:
- the rimI gene encoding ribosomal protein S18-alanine N-acetyltransferase, with the protein MTGLSDTLGLVSLDETDLPAMHRIERAGHLYPWSERVFMDCIRSGYYLDGAMQDDRLLGFAVVMPILNEWHILNLCVDPAVHRRGVGRYLMNYVLDQAVKSDIASLWLEVRIGNAAARQLYETLGFEQVGLRKGYYPAKAGREDALVLMRPVAS; encoded by the coding sequence ATGACCGGCCTGAGTGACACGTTGGGACTTGTGTCCCTGGACGAAACAGACCTGCCGGCCATGCATCGGATCGAACGGGCGGGTCACCTCTATCCGTGGTCCGAACGGGTATTCATGGACTGCATCCGTTCGGGCTATTACCTGGATGGGGCCATGCAGGACGATCGTCTGCTCGGATTCGCCGTGGTCATGCCGATTCTGAACGAATGGCACATTCTGAATCTCTGTGTCGATCCCGCCGTACATCGGCGCGGTGTCGGTCGGTATCTGATGAACTATGTGCTCGATCAGGCGGTCAAGTCGGATATCGCCAGTCTTTGGCTCGAAGTGCGGATCGGCAATGCTGCCGCACGACAATTGTACGAAACGTTGGGGTTTGAGCAGGTTGGGTTGCGTAAGGGCTACTACCCGGCCAAGGCGGGTCGGGAGGATGCTCTGGTTCTGATGCGGCCTGTGGCGTCCTGA
- a CDS encoding type II secretion system F family protein has protein sequence MAVATSAKKAKPDEKTIFVYDAKNKDGKLVKGEMAAHNEMVVRAEVRRLGLTVVRVKKKPKPLFSNSKGIVPRDIAVFARQLATMMTAGLPIVQALDIMAQSAEKVSMKELVTTVKNDVESGQTLANAMDKHRKYFDELFVNLVRAGEDSGSLELVLDRVAVYKEKTESLKGKIKKALFYPIAVVVVAFIVTAILLIFVIPQFKQLFDGFGATLPAFTLFVIGLSETFQKYWYFIFGGIGVAIFLFTYVKQRSDRFNHFLDRMILKMPIFGPLTEKAAIARFSRTLATMFSAGVPLVEAMPPTAGSTGNAVFKDAVMNMRDIIAAGSPLKVGMQQSKLFPVMVVQMVAIGEETGALDTMLGKVADMYEEEVDNMVDAMSSLMEPMIMAFLGVVVGGLVIAMYLPIFKLGSVV, from the coding sequence ATGGCAGTCGCGACCTCCGCAAAGAAAGCCAAACCGGACGAAAAGACGATTTTCGTCTATGACGCGAAGAACAAGGACGGAAAACTCGTCAAGGGCGAAATGGCGGCACACAACGAGATGGTCGTCCGCGCCGAAGTGCGCCGCCTCGGGCTCACCGTCGTGCGGGTCAAGAAAAAGCCCAAACCGCTCTTTTCGAACTCCAAAGGCATCGTCCCCCGCGATATCGCGGTCTTCGCCCGCCAGCTCGCCACCATGATGACCGCGGGCCTGCCCATCGTTCAGGCGTTGGACATCATGGCGCAGAGTGCGGAAAAGGTATCGATGAAGGAACTGGTCACCACGGTCAAGAATGATGTGGAAAGTGGCCAGACCCTGGCCAACGCCATGGACAAGCACCGCAAGTATTTCGACGAACTGTTCGTCAACCTGGTCCGGGCTGGCGAAGATTCCGGCTCGCTGGAACTCGTGCTGGATCGGGTCGCCGTCTATAAGGAAAAGACCGAAAGCCTGAAAGGCAAGATCAAAAAAGCCCTGTTTTACCCGATCGCCGTTGTGGTTGTCGCCTTCATCGTGACTGCCATCCTGCTGATTTTCGTGATCCCGCAATTCAAACAGCTCTTTGACGGATTCGGTGCGACCCTGCCGGCATTCACCCTGTTCGTGATCGGCTTGTCCGAAACATTCCAGAAGTACTGGTATTTCATTTTCGGTGGCATCGGGGTGGCCATTTTCCTGTTTACCTACGTCAAGCAGCGATCGGATCGTTTCAACCACTTCCTCGACCGCATGATCCTCAAGATGCCGATCTTCGGCCCCCTGACGGAAAAAGCCGCCATTGCGCGATTCTCACGCACCCTTGCCACCATGTTCTCGGCCGGTGTACCCCTCGTCGAAGCCATGCCGCCGACCGCCGGCTCCACCGGCAACGCCGTCTTCAAGGATGCGGTCATGAACATGCGCGACATCATTGCGGCGGGCTCGCCCCTGAAGGTCGGGATGCAGCAGTCCAAGCTGTTCCCCGTGATGGTCGTTCAGATGGTCGCCATCGGTGAAGAGACCGGCGCACTGGACACCATGCTGGGCAAGGTCGCCGACATGTACGAGGAAGAGGTCGACAACATGGTC
- a CDS encoding PAS domain-containing protein — protein MLDPKLLLKAVEASHDGIVIAEREGEDNILIFANAAFERLTGYRNDEILYQDCRFLQLDDRDQEARAEIRAAILGHRPTRVTVRNYRKDGTLFWNELSITPVFNETDQLTYFIGVQRDVTDLVAMKAENLRLKQRLAELESGISETSEPDQG, from the coding sequence ATGCTGGATCCGAAGTTACTGCTCAAGGCGGTGGAAGCGTCCCATGATGGAATAGTGATTGCGGAACGCGAGGGCGAGGACAATATCCTCATCTTTGCCAACGCAGCCTTCGAGCGACTGACGGGTTACCGTAACGACGAAATCCTGTACCAGGACTGCCGGTTTCTTCAGCTGGACGACCGCGACCAGGAAGCACGCGCCGAAATTCGCGCGGCAATTCTCGGACACCGCCCCACCCGGGTAACGGTTCGCAATTATCGCAAGGATGGTACCCTGTTCTGGAACGAGCTCTCCATCACGCCCGTTTTCAATGAAACGGACCAACTGACCTATTTTATTGGCGTGCAGCGGGATGTTACCGATCTCGTCGCCATGAAGGCTGAAAACCTTCGGCTCAAGCAACGGTTGGCCGAACTCGAAAGCGGTATCTCGGAGACGTCCGAGCCTGACCAAGGATAA
- the pilB gene encoding type IV-A pilus assembly ATPase PilB yields MTHPPITGLLAALVKTGVIDAPRATEIQEKAKASKESTIQALMGNGISAAQIARAASRNFGLPLVDLEAFDTSELPIKLVPAKLLENGNALPLRQRGRRLTVALADPSDLGIIESFRFSTNLTIDTVVAEAPKIGRLLEEAANHSMDALTADLDDDLANIQIEGGEDSAAAEQSDDPLQDDVVVKFVTKVLTDAIRRKASDIHIEPYEKQFRIRFRIDGILTEMPAPPRTLADRIVSRVKVMSRMDISERRIPQDGRIKLKLSAGRSIDFRVNSCPTLFGEKIVLRILDPSSAQLGIDSLGYEAEQKELYLKALNRPYGMILVTGPTGSGKTVSLYTGLNILNTMDRNISTAEDPAEIVVPGINQVNVNARVGLTFASALRAFLRQDPDVIMVGEIRDLETAEIAIKAAQTGHLVLSTLHTNDAPQTLTRLLNMGVPGYNIASSVNLIIAQRLARRLCNACKKVDQVPEEELIREGFKPEDVHNGLKLFKAVGCDQCTNGYKGRVGIYQVMPVSEEMGRIIMRGGNSMELAEQARKENIPDLRSSGLRKVQAGVTSLEEINRVTKD; encoded by the coding sequence ATGACCCACCCGCCCATTACCGGCCTTCTGGCAGCCCTGGTGAAAACCGGTGTTATCGATGCCCCGCGCGCCACGGAAATTCAGGAAAAGGCCAAAGCCAGCAAGGAATCCACCATCCAGGCCCTGATGGGCAACGGGATTTCGGCCGCCCAGATCGCCCGCGCCGCTTCGCGAAATTTCGGTCTACCCCTTGTTGACCTCGAGGCATTCGATACCTCCGAACTGCCCATCAAGCTCGTTCCGGCAAAACTGCTGGAAAACGGCAACGCGCTGCCTTTGCGTCAACGCGGACGTCGTCTGACCGTCGCACTGGCCGACCCGTCGGACCTCGGCATCATCGAAAGCTTCCGCTTCAGCACCAACCTGACCATCGACACGGTCGTCGCCGAAGCGCCGAAAATCGGTCGTCTGCTTGAAGAGGCCGCCAATCATTCGATGGATGCCCTAACGGCAGATCTCGATGATGATCTGGCCAACATCCAGATCGAAGGCGGCGAGGACAGCGCTGCAGCCGAACAGAGCGACGATCCGCTTCAGGACGACGTGGTGGTCAAGTTCGTGACCAAGGTCCTGACCGACGCCATTCGGCGGAAGGCCTCGGACATTCATATCGAACCTTACGAAAAGCAGTTTCGGATCCGTTTTCGGATCGACGGCATCCTGACGGAAATGCCTGCCCCACCGCGCACGCTGGCCGACCGGATCGTCTCCCGGGTCAAGGTCATGAGCCGCATGGACATTTCCGAGCGCCGCATTCCACAGGATGGCCGGATCAAGCTGAAGCTGTCCGCCGGTCGTTCGATCGACTTCCGGGTCAACTCCTGCCCCACGCTGTTCGGCGAAAAGATCGTTCTTCGTATCCTCGATCCCAGCAGCGCGCAACTCGGAATCGATTCCCTGGGTTACGAAGCGGAGCAGAAGGAACTCTATCTCAAGGCACTCAATCGCCCCTACGGGATGATTCTCGTCACCGGCCCGACCGGTTCCGGTAAGACCGTCTCGCTCTATACCGGCCTGAACATCCTGAACACCATGGACCGGAACATTTCGACCGCGGAAGATCCTGCAGAAATCGTGGTACCCGGCATCAACCAGGTCAACGTCAACGCCCGGGTGGGACTGACCTTCGCCTCGGCCCTTCGCGCCTTTCTGCGTCAGGATCCGGACGTCATCATGGTGGGCGAGATCCGGGATCTGGAAACGGCCGAAATCGCCATCAAGGCGGCACAGACCGGTCACCTCGTGCTTTCGACCCTACACACCAACGATGCGCCGCAAACCCTCACCCGCCTGCTCAACATGGGGGTTCCCGGTTACAACATCGCCTCATCGGTGAACCTGATCATCGCACAGCGCTTGGCGCGGCGTCTGTGCAATGCCTGCAAGAAGGTCGACCAGGTCCCCGAGGAAGAGTTGATTCGGGAAGGATTCAAACCCGAGGATGTCCACAACGGCCTGAAGCTGTTCAAGGCCGTCGGCTGCGACCAGTGCACCAATGGCTACAAGGGCCGCGTGGGCATCTATCAGGTCATGCCCGTTTCCGAGGAAATGGGGCGCATCATCATGCGTGGCGGCAACTCGATGGAGCTGGCCGAACAGGCGCGCAAAGAAAACATTCCCGACCTGAGAAGCTCAGGACTTCGTAAGGTTCAGGCCGGGGTGACCAGCCTCGAAGAAATCAACCGGGTGACCAAGGATTAA
- a CDS encoding MerR family transcriptional regulator translates to MNETKQNASMPDEPPLGNNGLFPIRTVARLTGINPITLRAWERRHNLIRPIRTPSGHRLYSTADIELIRRIQSLSEQGMGFSQIGIVLKREARLAERMQNNKSGASEERFAAPPPARSTPVSGGIRRSAAAAVEAPSDTPPTLDALRAHVRQAAIALDADALQQIERKLLLWYPPETMIRLFLIDALHELERREIWPDQNLVLRWLSAEILRRIDGLLHLQPTSSGQIIAVDAIDTDGFLRAVEFGLILALAERFTIHLIPQTFPDALRVRLIARWNITHWIRLQRMDSHAYQTPATPNTIRIHRCLLMEGETPVEITETGLFRGSAHHCLSHLTEQLHP, encoded by the coding sequence ATGAACGAGACGAAACAGAACGCATCGATGCCCGATGAGCCCCCCCTGGGGAACAACGGACTGTTCCCGATTCGTACGGTGGCACGTCTCACCGGCATCAATCCGATCACACTGAGAGCTTGGGAGCGTCGACATAATCTGATTCGCCCGATCCGGACACCCTCGGGTCATCGACTCTACAGCACCGCCGACATCGAATTGATCCGACGCATCCAATCGCTCTCGGAGCAAGGCATGGGATTCAGCCAAATCGGCATTGTGCTGAAGCGAGAAGCCCGTCTGGCCGAACGGATGCAAAACAACAAGAGCGGCGCCTCGGAGGAACGATTCGCAGCACCGCCCCCTGCCCGCTCCACGCCAGTTTCAGGTGGCATTCGCCGGAGCGCCGCAGCGGCTGTCGAGGCACCATCCGATACCCCGCCAACACTGGATGCCCTTCGGGCACATGTCCGGCAGGCCGCCATCGCGCTGGATGCTGATGCGCTGCAACAAATCGAGCGCAAGCTGCTGCTCTGGTATCCGCCGGAAACCATGATCCGTCTCTTTCTGATCGACGCCCTTCACGAGCTGGAACGACGGGAAATCTGGCCCGACCAGAACCTGGTCCTCCGTTGGCTGAGTGCGGAGATCCTGCGCCGGATCGATGGACTGCTTCACCTGCAGCCCACGTCTTCCGGCCAAATCATTGCCGTCGATGCCATCGATACGGACGGCTTTCTGCGGGCCGTCGAATTCGGGTTGATTCTCGCGCTCGCCGAACGCTTCACGATCCACCTGATCCCACAAACGTTCCCCGACGCCCTACGGGTGCGCCTGATTGCGCGCTGGAACATCACCCACTGGATCCGTTTGCAGCGAATGGACAGTCACGCCTACCAGACGCCCGCCACGCCAAACACGATTCGAATCCACCGCTGCCTGCTGATGGAAGGGGAAACCCCGGTCGAGATTACGGAAACGGGGCTGTTTCGGGGTAGCGCGCATCACTGCCTCAGCCATTTGACCGAACAACTACACCCCTAA
- a CDS encoding 2-isopropylmalate synthase, translated as MSEQSQSSLIIFDTTLRDGEQSPGAAMTREDKLRIARQLERLGVDVIESGFAAASEGDFQAIRAIAETIEQSTVCSLARANERDVRRAGEAIAPAARRRIHTFIATSPIHMEKKLRMTPDQVVEHAVNAVRLARSYTDDVEFSAEDAVRSDMDFLVRVFEAAIEAGATTLNVPDTVGYSTPAEWGSRMAQLIERTRGADKVIWSTHCHNDLGMAVANSLSAVLAGARQVECTINGLGERAGNASLEEVVMAVRTRRDVFGLDTRIDTTQIVPASKLVSTITGYPVQPNKAIVGANAFAHESGIHQDGVLKHRETYEIMRAEDVGWTTNKLSLGKLSGRNAFRTRLTELGIELASEEALNDAFRRFKDLADKKREIFDEDIQALVSEVHEEQVEHVKLVSLKVCSETGEIPTATLVIAVDGMEKSATAHGAGPVDAAFVCIESMMQSGATLQLYSVNNITSGTDAQGEVNVRLELAGRIVTGQGADTDIVVASAKAYLSALDRLQNPAMRAHPQMGDV; from the coding sequence ATGAGTGAGCAAAGCCAATCATCCCTGATCATTTTCGATACGACCCTGCGGGACGGCGAGCAGAGTCCGGGCGCGGCGATGACCCGTGAGGACAAGTTGCGGATCGCCCGTCAGCTCGAGCGCTTGGGTGTCGATGTCATCGAGTCGGGATTCGCGGCGGCCAGCGAGGGCGATTTCCAGGCCATTCGCGCGATCGCGGAGACCATTGAGCAGTCCACGGTCTGTTCTCTGGCGCGTGCCAACGAACGCGACGTGCGTCGGGCAGGCGAGGCCATTGCGCCGGCGGCTCGTCGTCGCATCCACACCTTCATTGCGACCAGTCCCATTCATATGGAGAAAAAGCTGCGCATGACCCCGGATCAGGTGGTCGAGCATGCGGTGAACGCCGTGCGCCTGGCGCGCAGCTATACGGACGATGTCGAGTTTTCCGCCGAGGATGCGGTGCGGTCGGACATGGATTTTCTCGTTCGGGTATTCGAGGCGGCGATCGAGGCGGGCGCCACCACCCTGAACGTGCCGGATACGGTGGGTTACTCCACGCCGGCCGAATGGGGTTCGCGCATGGCTCAGCTGATCGAACGGACGCGCGGGGCAGACAAGGTAATCTGGTCGACCCACTGCCACAACGATCTGGGCATGGCCGTGGCCAACTCGCTCTCCGCCGTGCTGGCCGGGGCGCGTCAGGTGGAATGTACCATCAACGGCCTGGGCGAGCGTGCCGGGAATGCCTCGCTCGAGGAGGTGGTGATGGCGGTGCGGACCCGTCGGGACGTGTTCGGGCTCGATACCCGGATCGATACCACCCAGATCGTGCCGGCGTCCAAGCTCGTCTCCACCATCACGGGGTATCCCGTGCAGCCGAACAAGGCGATCGTCGGCGCCAACGCCTTCGCGCATGAGTCCGGCATTCACCAGGACGGGGTGCTCAAGCATCGCGAGACCTACGAGATCATGCGGGCCGAGGATGTGGGCTGGACGACCAACAAGCTGTCGTTGGGCAAGCTGTCCGGTCGGAACGCCTTCCGCACGCGCCTGACGGAACTGGGTATCGAGTTGGCCAGCGAGGAGGCGCTGAACGACGCCTTCCGACGTTTCAAGGATCTGGCCGACAAGAAGCGCGAGATCTTCGATGAAGACATCCAGGCCCTGGTGTCCGAAGTTCATGAGGAGCAGGTCGAGCACGTCAAGCTCGTTTCCCTCAAGGTCTGTTCGGAAACCGGCGAGATTCCGACCGCCACCCTGGTCATCGCGGTCGACGGCATGGAAAAGTCGGCGACCGCCCATGGCGCCGGCCCTGTGGACGCGGCCTTCGTCTGCATCGAATCGATGATGCAGTCCGGCGCCACCCTGCAGCTCTACTCGGTCAACAACATCACGAGCGGGACGGATGCGCAGGGCGAGGTGAACGTGCGTCTGGAACTGGCGGGACGGATCGTGACCGGACAGGGTGCGGATACGGACATCGTCGTGGCATCCGCCAAGGCGTATCTGAGCGCACTGGATCGCTTGCAGAACCCCGCGATGCGCGCGCATCCCCAGATGGGCGATGTCTGA